The DNA window CAACGCCGCCGACGGCCTGGCCGCGATCCGCCGTTGTGTCTACGAACAAAAGTCACTGACCTTCGGCCGACTCCGGTCGGCGGTACGGGCGGATTTCGTCGGCCACGGCGAAGTACGGGCACGACTCGTCGCCGCGCCCAAATGGGGTAACGACGACCCTGCCGTTGACGACCTCGCTGCCGAGCAGCACCGCACGCTCTGTGGGGTCACCCGCAAGCACGGCAAGCGTGTCGGGCTCGACAGTTATCTCGTCGTGATCATCAACAATCAGGCCAACACGATCCTCGGTCGACACACCGGCGCGACGCCCGACGGTCGCCCGGCGGGCAGGCCGTTTGCCAACGGTAACAACCCCGCCGGCGGGGCCGACCGAAACGGCATCACCGCGTTGCTCCGCTCCCTTGCTCGCCTTGATCCGACCGTCCACGCCGGTGCGGTGCAGAACCTCAAGCTCAGCCCGGATTTGTTCTCCGAGTGCAACTGTCCACGGACCGACGCATTACTCCGCGGCTACTTCGGCCTCGGCGGGACACAACTGATGATCACCGTCGTCAACGCCGACGATCTGCTCGACGCCTACGAGCATCCCGAGCGTCACCCGAATCTCCTAGTGCGTGTCGGCGGGTTCAGTGCGCGGTTCGTCGAACTCGCCCGGGATGTGCAGCGTGAAATCATCAGCCGGACCTGTCACGGGAGTCTTCGATGAGCGACGTGCGAGGCATCGTGTTCGATGTTCAGCGTGCGGCCTATCACGACGGGCCGGGCTTGCGGACGGTGGTGTTTCTCAAGGGCTGCCCGCTGCGTTGTCCGTGGTGCCACAACCCCGAGTCGCAACGGCTCACCCCCGAACAACGGACCGCCGCGGACGGGTCAGCGAAGACGGTCGGCCGGGAGATGGGCGTCGGCGAGGTGATGGACATCGTCCGGCGTGACGATGCGTTCTACCGAAGCAGCGGTGGCGGGATGACGATCTCGGGCGGCGAGCCGATGATGCAGCCCGAGTTCGCGGTGGCGTTACTCTCGGCCGCGCGGGATGCGGGGGTTCATACCTGCCTCGACACGTCTGGTGCAGTCAGTGCCGATCGGCTGCGACGGACCTTGCCGTACACGGATCTGTATCACTTCGACTACAAGATCACCGGTGATGCCGAGCATCGCGCGATGGTCGGCGCGCCGGCCGATTTGGTACTGGACAATCTCCGCATGCTCGCCGAAGCCGGTGCACGGATTCAACTGCGTTGCCCGATCATCACCGGCGTTAACGACACCGCCGAGCACTTCGACGCGATCAAGCAACTGCGCGACACGCTGCAACTGGGTGGCGTTGAGTTGTTGCCGTACCACGACGCTGGCGTCGGTAAGTGGCGCGACGAGGCCACGGTCCGGTTCCGCTTGCCACAAGCTGACGAGGTGGCGCGGTGGAACAAACTTGTCGGGTGACGACCTTCAAAGCTTGGGCCTGTAGCGCTGGGCGATGGGCATGCGGCGGCCGAAGCCGAAGGCGCGGCTGGTGACCTTCAGCCCCGGAGCGGCTTGGCGGCGTTTG is part of the Planctomycetota bacterium genome and encodes:
- a CDS encoding radical SAM protein, encoding MSDVRGIVFDVQRAAYHDGPGLRTVVFLKGCPLRCPWCHNPESQRLTPEQRTAADGSAKTVGREMGVGEVMDIVRRDDAFYRSSGGGMTISGGEPMMQPEFAVALLSAARDAGVHTCLDTSGAVSADRLRRTLPYTDLYHFDYKITGDAEHRAMVGAPADLVLDNLRMLAEAGARIQLRCPIITGVNDTAEHFDAIKQLRDTLQLGGVELLPYHDAGVGKWRDEATVRFRLPQADEVARWNKLVG